The Streptomyces vinaceus genome contains the following window.
CTGGGCCGCGGCCAGCGCCAGCCCGGCTCCCGCGGCGTCCCCGATGAGCACCGTGCCGCCGGCCCCGCCGCTCGCGATCAGCCCGCTGAGCAGGTCCGCGGCGACCGGAACCGTCCGGTCGGCCGTCCCGCGCGGGGCCAGTATGTACGCCGGGACGACGACGCGGGCCCGCGCCTGCGTGACCAGGGTCCGGATCATCGACCAGTGCGGGCGGACCAGCTCGTCGATGTACCCGCCGCCGTGCACGTACAGCACCTGGGCCGCGGGCTCGATCCCGCGCGGCGAGGCGTCGTACACCGGCCAGGCGCCGACGAAGGTGCGGGAGACGTCGGCGACGCGTCCCAGCGAGCGCGGCGGCAAGTGCGAGGCCGGCCGGCGGGCCGTCTCCGCCACCCGTGCGCGTACCGCCTCGGCACTCGCGAACCGTCTTCGCCGCCCCGCCGCGATCAGCGCGACCGAAAGCGC
Protein-coding sequences here:
- a CDS encoding alpha/beta hydrolase fold domain-containing protein; this encodes MPSLRSRALSVALIAAGRRRRFASAEAVRARVAETARRPASHLPPRSLGRVADVSRTFVGAWPVYDASPRGIEPAAQVLYVHGGGYIDELVRPHWSMIRTLVTQARARVVVPAYILAPRGTADRTVPVAADLLSGLIASGGAGGTVLIGDAAGAGLALAAAQRLRDRTGDQPSRIVLISPWLDLTMSHPDQAAIEAADPFQARSGLLEAGRLYAGTLATDDPRVSPLHGSFAALAPMTVFTGTRDVLTTDSRELLRRARADGVEVEFHEEPGLPHGYPLLPVPEGRAARDRIVDLIRSAAEE